The proteins below are encoded in one region of Parvicella tangerina:
- a CDS encoding PKD domain-containing protein — MGGVNLILTSSGNFGCIPDDDTLEVTFIPPPIADFTFTDACAGQNTNFTDMSTTTDGTINTWTWDFGDMTSSIASNPIHPYPAPGTYSANLIATSTNGCADTVFYDVVVNPVPVAILSSEVACVGQETVFTDLSFISSGTIVDWEWDFENGLHIDNNQNPVYTFDLQGSYPVTLTVTSDLGCVGTTDTNITVLAGPTAAFSIDPNPALALEEVNFTDESTGSVQQWYWDFGDGVGGNNQNEVYNYADGGDYLVTLTVADQNGCFDSTSLEINIALLPVLPTAFSPNGDGENDVFLIKGGPFTAVDFKVYSNWGELIFSSQDAAIGWDGTWKGQDAPLGVYTWTFTVEIAGERVVIKSGDVTLIR, encoded by the coding sequence TTGGGTGGAGTAAATTTAATTTTAACCTCCTCTGGTAACTTTGGCTGCATACCTGATGATGACACACTAGAAGTGACCTTCATACCTCCACCAATTGCAGACTTTACATTTACAGATGCATGTGCTGGTCAGAACACCAATTTTACGGATATGTCTACTACAACAGATGGTACCATCAATACGTGGACATGGGACTTTGGAGATATGACTTCGTCAATAGCAAGTAATCCCATTCACCCTTATCCAGCCCCAGGAACATACTCAGCTAATTTGATTGCAACCTCTACTAACGGATGTGCTGACACGGTTTTTTATGATGTAGTCGTAAACCCTGTGCCAGTGGCAATTCTTTCAAGTGAAGTAGCGTGTGTTGGTCAAGAAACAGTCTTCACCGATTTATCATTTATTTCATCGGGAACCATCGTAGATTGGGAATGGGACTTTGAAAATGGCCTTCATATTGATAACAATCAAAACCCTGTATATACGTTCGATCTCCAAGGGTCCTACCCTGTAACCCTTACGGTTACTTCAGACTTAGGTTGTGTTGGCACTACAGATACGAACATTACTGTTTTAGCAGGTCCAACGGCAGCATTTAGTATTGATCCAAACCCAGCATTAGCTTTGGAAGAGGTTAATTTTACGGATGAATCTACTGGAAGTGTTCAACAATGGTACTGGGACTTTGGGGATGGCGTAGGCGGAAATAATCAGAATGAAGTTTACAACTACGCTGATGGAGGTGATTATCTCGTAACCCTAACCGTGGCAGACCAAAATGGTTGTTTTGACTCAACTTCTCTCGAGATAAATATCGCATTATTACCCGTTTTGCCAACAGCTTTTTCTCCAAATGGAGATGGAGAAAATGACGTATTTCTGATTAAGGGAGGTCCATTTACTGCAGTAGATTTTAAAGTTTATAGTAACTGGGGGGAACTTATTTTTAGCAGTCAAGACGCAGCTATTGGCTGGGATGGAACCTGGAAAGGACAAGACGCTCCTCTTGGGGTTTACACCTGGACCTTTACCGTAGAAATTGCAGGAGAACGGGTGGTCATAAAATCTGGTGATGTAACGTTAATTAGGTGA
- a CDS encoding PorP/SprF family type IX secretion system membrane protein → MNRFLIILIALISLGKVKAQDFHLSMYDAAPLFLNPAMTGVFEGDWRVHTHYRTQWKTVNFKPYTTGAVSFDLPVKKWGFGAQIMNYRAGIGNYNAFQALISGAYTVPIDANKFHNLSMGTQFGWTQKSIEYQLHTFDNQYTTANGGGFDQSINSQEYFTGQSVGVPDLNAGLLYYYSKQESKINPFLGISAFNLLTPTESFFAGPNKLPIRIYVHAGTRVNITEHFFVLPKVLIMQQESFREQTLAIDAGLYLKEVEMYLLAGSIFRNKDALVLSLGARRKNYIAKIAYDFNVSTLQPSTSGRGGFEVSFTYMKQKYKPKGAKICPRL, encoded by the coding sequence ATGAATAGATTTCTAATCATATTAATAGCTCTTATTTCACTTGGTAAAGTGAAGGCTCAGGATTTTCACTTATCAATGTATGATGCTGCTCCTCTATTCCTAAACCCTGCCATGACAGGTGTTTTTGAAGGAGACTGGAGAGTTCACACTCATTACAGGACTCAATGGAAGACTGTTAACTTTAAACCTTACACTACTGGTGCGGTTAGTTTTGATCTTCCAGTCAAAAAATGGGGATTTGGAGCACAGATCATGAACTACAGGGCTGGTATTGGTAACTATAATGCATTTCAAGCCTTAATAAGTGGTGCTTATACTGTACCAATTGATGCAAATAAATTTCACAACCTCTCTATGGGAACACAATTTGGTTGGACCCAGAAATCTATCGAATATCAACTTCACACCTTCGACAATCAGTATACTACAGCAAATGGAGGTGGCTTTGACCAATCTATCAACTCGCAAGAATACTTTACAGGACAAAGTGTTGGTGTGCCCGACTTGAATGCTGGACTACTTTACTATTACAGCAAGCAGGAGAGTAAAATAAACCCCTTTTTAGGCATCAGTGCATTTAACCTGCTCACCCCTACTGAAAGTTTCTTTGCTGGTCCAAATAAGCTGCCAATACGAATTTATGTTCATGCGGGAACCAGGGTTAACATCACCGAGCATTTCTTCGTTCTTCCGAAAGTTCTGATTATGCAGCAAGAAAGCTTCAGGGAACAAACACTTGCAATAGATGCAGGTCTGTACTTAAAAGAAGTTGAAATGTATTTGCTGGCAGGCAGTATTTTCAGAAATAAAGACGCCCTGGTTCTTTCACTTGGAGCCAGACGAAAAAACTATATAGCTAAAATAGCCTATGATTTTAACGTGTCCACACTACAGCCATCAACTTCTGGAAGAGGTGGATTTGAGGTTTCATTTACATACATGAAACAAAAGTACAAACCAAAAGGAGCTAAAATTTGTCCAAGATTGTAA
- a CDS encoding OmpA family protein, giving the protein MKKWVLIILTLICSGHIFGQSKSEWLYNADKYYLSEDYASALKYYSKILNDSVIMSLPVLPYESQVTSQKLKNKKIQIDSTKSVSVFEWVHHQIGMCYYYTRDYSHAEAHFVETADSSAFLSDRYYYAVALMNNDKHELALPIFESIAKSKDYNLALRYRCKSHIKGCYYKINDKFETKAIVELADTSVFNKGSASFAPMWWGSEEKIIFTSAREGGVILDPLKQNSEFLCDLYWSERIDSTTWGVAHNFGRPLNSARHDASGSSNGNNIIFYTRWSDEDNRNKQIHLARGIGLKFFESYKLDSAVNLPGYKSINPHVSSDGKTLFYSSDRPGGLGGMDIWMVRIDESGNPTSRPKNLGAPINSKNDEVTPFFHEPSSTLFFASDGHESIGGLDIFKSHYDRAIDYYAEPQNLGEPINSSQDDAYLIFDALLKKGFFASDREPCENGHCYNIYEITNEPIKIMIEGIVFDAMTDDVIPNTTITFKDVRYSKEPFEVMTDEEGYYSTELQQNDEWFMKATKPSYFADASNVDTRKITETTWLMQDFYLTNIPTGEIEIPGIEYDFDSDKLRDTSMAILDELVEFLELNDNLVVELNSHTDARGNDKYNLDLSDRRAKSCVDYLISKGISKSRLIPKGYGESQPAYLKDENGDPVIGADGKKIFLTEEYINSINGNNKQNSLHQKNRRTTFKVVGEDFKLESL; this is encoded by the coding sequence ATGAAAAAGTGGGTTTTAATCATATTGACTTTAATTTGTTCCGGTCATATTTTCGGACAGTCTAAAAGTGAATGGTTGTACAATGCAGACAAGTACTACCTTAGTGAAGACTATGCGTCCGCACTAAAATACTACAGCAAGATTTTGAATGACTCCGTGATCATGAGTTTACCTGTACTACCTTATGAATCACAGGTTACGTCTCAAAAATTGAAAAACAAAAAGATTCAAATAGATTCAACGAAATCGGTCTCCGTTTTTGAGTGGGTGCATCACCAAATTGGAATGTGTTATTATTACACGAGAGATTATAGTCATGCAGAGGCACACTTTGTTGAAACAGCTGATAGCAGTGCTTTTTTATCTGATCGTTACTACTATGCAGTTGCGCTAATGAACAATGATAAGCACGAACTTGCACTTCCAATTTTTGAATCGATTGCAAAATCGAAGGACTACAACCTCGCATTGAGGTATCGCTGTAAGTCGCATATAAAGGGATGCTATTACAAGATTAATGACAAGTTTGAAACAAAGGCAATCGTTGAATTAGCTGATACTTCAGTTTTTAATAAAGGTTCCGCTTCCTTTGCTCCAATGTGGTGGGGCTCTGAGGAGAAAATCATCTTTACTTCAGCGCGAGAAGGAGGAGTCATTCTAGATCCACTCAAACAAAATTCTGAATTTCTTTGTGACCTTTATTGGAGTGAAAGAATTGACTCGACAACCTGGGGTGTAGCTCATAACTTCGGGAGACCATTGAACTCAGCCAGACATGATGCTTCAGGCAGCTCAAACGGAAACAATATTATCTTTTACACACGATGGAGCGATGAAGACAACCGCAATAAGCAAATACATCTAGCCAGAGGGATTGGTCTAAAGTTCTTTGAGTCTTATAAATTAGACTCTGCTGTAAACTTACCTGGGTACAAAAGTATCAACCCACATGTTTCAAGTGATGGTAAAACACTCTTTTATTCAAGTGATAGACCTGGCGGTTTGGGGGGAATGGATATCTGGATGGTTAGAATAGATGAGTCTGGTAATCCAACGAGTCGACCAAAAAACTTGGGAGCACCTATCAACTCAAAAAATGACGAGGTTACACCATTTTTTCATGAACCTTCTTCCACCTTATTTTTTGCTTCAGACGGACATGAGTCTATTGGTGGGCTTGATATTTTTAAGTCACATTATGATCGTGCTATTGATTATTATGCTGAACCGCAAAATCTTGGTGAGCCCATTAACTCTTCTCAAGATGATGCATACTTGATCTTTGATGCCTTGCTGAAGAAAGGCTTTTTTGCAAGTGATCGGGAACCTTGTGAAAATGGACATTGTTATAATATCTACGAGATAACAAATGAACCCATTAAAATCATGATAGAAGGAATTGTCTTTGATGCTATGACTGATGACGTTATTCCTAATACCACCATAACCTTTAAGGATGTTAGATACAGTAAAGAGCCTTTTGAAGTAATGACAGATGAAGAGGGCTATTATTCTACAGAACTGCAACAAAACGATGAATGGTTTATGAAAGCGACCAAGCCATCATACTTCGCAGACGCTTCCAATGTAGACACAAGGAAAATCACTGAAACAACTTGGCTAATGCAGGATTTTTACCTTACGAATATCCCTACTGGAGAAATCGAAATCCCTGGAATCGAGTATGATTTTGATTCAGACAAATTGAGAGACACTTCAATGGCTATTCTTGACGAACTTGTTGAATTCTTAGAATTAAACGACAACCTAGTTGTTGAGTTGAATTCTCATACTGATGCTCGTGGTAATGATAAATATAACCTTGACTTATCAGACAGAAGAGCGAAATCATGTGTAGATTATTTGATCAGTAAAGGAATTTCAAAGAGTAGACTGATTCCTAAAGGATACGGAGAATCTCAACCAGCCTATTTAAAGGATGAAAACGGAGATCCTGTAATCGGTGCCGATGGAAAGAAAATTTTTCTTACCGAAGAATATATCAATAGCATTAATGGGAATAACAAGCAAAACTCACTTCATCAGAAGAATCGAAGAACAACGTTTAAAGTAGTAGGTGAGGACTTCAAACTAGAAAGCTTGTAG
- a CDS encoding sensor histidine kinase encodes MSSSQSWNQRLINSGTLGLTNPEEIKRVRLSNLIALTVFTTGTPFAAIFFYFATKLSGVVLIFYILSFWSVIELNKRYRFKLARFVMVLLLNAAVIHYSIWYGKGAGLHMMLIPFFCVPFLIYSKRDGWWMFVGSLISSAGFLMIDFIPFQPIIQLSIRSESFIYHGITAMAWLWLIFEMVYLTDQNYIAVKNLISQRKGQTEAIIRSQELERNRIARDLHDSIGQLLSAAKVNLEQLSGRHDETIQNSINLIDQSVEEMRNVAFHLMPNTLESYGLLPALEELVDRINGFSSFDLAFHTHGFVSNQIGKDLQYNIYRIVQEALNNVLKHAEANEVCLQLIEVEQRLMIIIEDDGKGFAYNLLKREGRGLQNIAARVEWMDGKFTVDSGKTIGTTLIIEVPFRKLNEMQ; translated from the coding sequence ATGTCATCGAGCCAATCATGGAATCAACGACTTATCAATTCAGGAACTTTAGGATTAACAAATCCTGAGGAAATAAAGCGTGTACGGTTATCAAATCTCATCGCACTTACTGTTTTTACTACGGGTACACCCTTCGCAGCGATCTTTTTTTATTTTGCTACAAAACTCTCAGGTGTCGTATTGATTTTTTATATACTGTCATTTTGGTCTGTTATTGAGCTAAATAAACGTTATAGATTTAAGTTGGCCCGTTTTGTTATGGTACTGTTATTGAATGCAGCCGTAATTCATTATTCGATTTGGTACGGAAAAGGGGCTGGCTTACACATGATGTTAATACCGTTTTTCTGTGTGCCTTTTTTAATATATAGTAAAAGAGACGGTTGGTGGATGTTTGTGGGCTCACTAATTTCAAGTGCTGGATTCTTGATGATAGACTTTATACCTTTTCAACCTATTATTCAGCTAAGCATTAGATCAGAATCGTTCATTTATCATGGAATAACGGCTATGGCATGGCTATGGTTAATCTTTGAAATGGTGTATTTAACTGATCAGAATTACATTGCAGTTAAGAACTTGATAAGTCAACGGAAGGGACAAACGGAAGCAATTATTCGCTCCCAGGAGTTGGAAAGAAACCGAATTGCGCGTGATCTACATGATAGCATCGGACAGCTTCTTTCAGCGGCAAAAGTTAATCTTGAACAACTGTCAGGTCGGCATGACGAAACGATTCAAAATAGCATCAATTTAATCGACCAGTCTGTTGAGGAGATGCGTAATGTTGCCTTTCATTTAATGCCCAATACATTAGAGAGCTATGGGTTGTTGCCAGCCCTCGAAGAATTAGTTGACCGCATTAATGGTTTCAGCAGTTTTGATTTAGCGTTTCACACGCATGGTTTTGTAAGTAATCAAATAGGAAAGGACCTACAATATAACATTTATAGAATTGTTCAGGAGGCACTCAACAATGTGCTGAAACACGCTGAAGCTAATGAAGTATGTTTGCAATTGATTGAGGTGGAACAACGATTAATGATCATTATTGAAGATGACGGAAAAGGATTTGCCTATAACCTTCTGAAAAGAGAAGGAAGGGGCTTACAGAATATAGCTGCCAGGGTGGAATGGATGGATGGAAAATTCACGGTTGATTCAGGGAAGACCATAGGAACTACATTGATTATAGAAGTTCCATTTAGAAAGCTGAATGAGATGCAATAA
- a CDS encoding response regulator transcription factor, producing the protein MARILLVDDHIIFRDGLKSLINNLDGYEVVAEAGDGQEALKILNALNIDLVITDLHMPVMNGIELTQRIKTDYPTIKVTLLTMDADRSYIDTINELGANGYITKATGIEDLKDSLENILNGGDNFQVVLSSREQFTAKAKDRRVQKLDCLTKREKETLSLIAEGLTDKEIAKKLFLSPYTVITHRKSLLSKLGMSNKVELTRFALETGITNLK; encoded by the coding sequence ATGGCTAGAATTTTACTCGTTGACGACCACATCATTTTTCGTGATGGACTCAAATCTCTCATTAATAATCTAGACGGGTATGAGGTTGTGGCAGAAGCAGGTGATGGTCAAGAAGCGCTTAAAATCCTCAATGCGCTGAATATAGATCTGGTGATTACTGATCTGCACATGCCAGTTATGAATGGTATTGAACTAACTCAGAGAATAAAAACGGATTACCCCACCATTAAAGTGACTTTGCTGACTATGGATGCCGATCGTTCGTACATTGATACGATCAATGAATTAGGAGCGAACGGGTATATTACGAAAGCGACAGGAATTGAAGATCTCAAAGATTCTTTAGAAAACATTCTAAATGGAGGCGATAATTTTCAGGTAGTACTTAGTAGCCGTGAGCAATTTACTGCTAAAGCAAAGGATAGAAGAGTTCAGAAACTCGATTGCCTCACCAAAAGGGAAAAAGAGACGTTATCTTTAATCGCGGAGGGACTGACTGACAAAGAGATCGCCAAGAAGCTTTTTTTAAGTCCTTATACGGTGATTACGCATAGAAAAAGTTTATTGAGCAAACTAGGGATGAGCAATAAAGTAGAGCTAACCAGATTTGCCTTAGAAACTGGGATTACAAACCTAAAGTAA
- a CDS encoding sensor histidine kinase translates to MRFLSPPQTNYTDYYDQARFNLVWFISIAFAGFILILTAVNFSSQNYEPTPYLAAFIMTVGSILVLWYTRRYELISKIIAVGSFSITSYTFLAHSGVIQYTTPMWVMLNIIFTYFTLGRTWGLLILIAQFLVISTFFYTKFQSNLAALPSYDDMDVHFFVLEFVFAGAFLAYFLHMFVTTNYHTERKFKLTNNRLNNQNKLISRQNEEKELMLKEIHHRVKNNLQVITSLLRLQSYEIEDEENTSKFNEAISRVKAMALIHEKMYQKEMLENFDLENYIRSLADDLLSTYGIETKVAFKIESSIEQIGSRTIVPLALLFNELITNSLKHAFLTTSEPRISILLFELSGGYFELNYSDNGKWKESVSTSFGQELITAMTEQLDGEVELSKGIEGTRYRFKLRNLNERFDEEQ, encoded by the coding sequence ATGCGTTTCCTCTCCCCGCCACAGACGAATTATACTGACTATTACGATCAAGCGAGATTTAATCTGGTTTGGTTTATTTCGATCGCTTTTGCTGGCTTTATTCTAATTCTTACCGCTGTTAACTTTTCTAGTCAGAATTACGAGCCCACACCTTATCTCGCAGCTTTTATAATGACGGTGGGATCGATTTTAGTGTTATGGTACACCAGAAGATATGAGCTCATTAGTAAGATCATTGCGGTAGGAAGTTTTAGTATCACAAGCTATACCTTTCTGGCTCATAGTGGAGTTATTCAATATACTACTCCCATGTGGGTGATGCTGAATATCATATTCACGTATTTCACGTTGGGTAGAACTTGGGGCTTGTTGATTCTGATTGCACAGTTTTTAGTGATAAGTACTTTTTTCTACACGAAGTTCCAATCTAACCTGGCTGCACTTCCCTCATACGATGATATGGATGTCCACTTTTTTGTTCTGGAGTTTGTGTTTGCGGGGGCATTTTTAGCTTATTTTTTACACATGTTTGTAACAACCAATTATCATACGGAGAGAAAGTTTAAGCTAACCAACAATAGGCTGAACAATCAAAACAAGCTGATCTCAAGGCAAAATGAAGAAAAGGAATTAATGTTAAAGGAGATTCACCATCGTGTAAAGAACAACCTTCAGGTGATTACCAGTTTGTTGAGGCTGCAATCGTATGAGATTGAAGATGAAGAAAATACGAGTAAGTTCAATGAAGCGATATCAAGAGTGAAAGCAATGGCTTTGATCCATGAAAAGATGTACCAGAAAGAGATGCTTGAAAACTTTGATCTGGAGAACTATATCAGGTCACTGGCTGATGATTTACTCAGTACCTATGGAATTGAAACGAAAGTGGCTTTTAAGATAGAATCTAGTATAGAGCAAATAGGCTCACGAACCATTGTCCCCTTGGCACTCTTGTTTAATGAGTTAATCACCAACTCGCTCAAGCATGCTTTCTTAACAACTTCGGAGCCTAGAATATCCATCCTGTTATTTGAGCTCTCAGGAGGTTATTTTGAGTTGAACTATTCTGACAATGGGAAATGGAAGGAAAGTGTCTCCACATCATTTGGTCAGGAGTTGATAACAGCGATGACGGAGCAATTGGACGGTGAGGTAGAACTGTCAAAGGGTATTGAAGGAACGCGCTACCGGTTTAAGCTACGTAACCTTAATGAACGGTTTGATGAAGAACAGTAA
- a CDS encoding ExbD/TolR family protein codes for MSKFSKGKKRAEPAISTASLPDIVFMLLFFFMVTAKFKSTEALVEVKVPSAFTTEVLDKNDKSILYWIGKPKNPALGSTYRVQLDDQLLDDVSQIGPYLLDLRGKDEYAEDWYDLVNYFQVDKNAPMGLIRDVQEELRDPAVDALTVQYSVMDE; via the coding sequence ATGTCTAAGTTTTCAAAAGGAAAGAAAAGAGCGGAACCAGCGATATCTACAGCATCGCTGCCTGATATTGTATTCATGCTTTTGTTCTTTTTTATGGTAACGGCAAAATTTAAGTCTACGGAAGCACTTGTTGAAGTGAAAGTTCCGAGCGCTTTTACTACAGAGGTGTTGGATAAGAACGATAAATCAATCTTGTATTGGATTGGTAAACCGAAAAATCCTGCACTTGGATCCACTTACAGAGTTCAATTAGATGATCAACTATTGGATGATGTTTCTCAAATTGGACCGTATCTGCTTGACCTTAGAGGTAAAGATGAATATGCAGAAGATTGGTACGATCTGGTAAACTATTTTCAGGTGGACAAGAATGCACCGATGGGGTTGATCAGAGATGTTCAGGAAGAATTGAGAGATCCAGCAGTGGATGCACTTACAGTACAGTATTCTGTAATGGATGAATAA
- a CDS encoding ExbD/TolR family protein: protein MAKRELEEINASSMADIAFLLLVFFLVTTTFSKETQVEEKLPRKTEEPPVKFYPYNILEILANKNDRILIEGEHDIDDPAEIADYVKDFYIHPASEDKKKWPEVKKVTSTFCKSKIESYKPYLSDPELGEKYEDSIKIFEKKLMAADLLGGSYNEISDKAVIAITLDNSTKYETYIGVLDGILTGLTDLRNELSQKYFNKPYTELDKDIPEEKDMIEACQLVYPKRIFKAKGIASDE from the coding sequence ATGGCTAAGAGAGAGTTAGAAGAAATAAATGCAAGTTCGATGGCGGATATCGCCTTCTTGCTACTGGTGTTCTTCCTTGTGACGACAACCTTTAGTAAGGAGACGCAGGTAGAGGAGAAGCTGCCTCGTAAGACGGAGGAGCCTCCTGTGAAGTTTTATCCGTATAACATTCTAGAAATTCTTGCTAACAAGAACGACAGAATTTTGATAGAAGGTGAACACGATATCGATGATCCTGCTGAGATTGCTGATTATGTGAAGGATTTCTATATTCACCCTGCATCTGAGGATAAAAAGAAATGGCCTGAGGTAAAAAAAGTGACTTCAACTTTTTGTAAATCAAAGATTGAAAGTTACAAACCGTATTTATCTGACCCAGAGCTGGGAGAGAAGTACGAAGATTCAATTAAAATCTTTGAGAAGAAGTTGATGGCTGCAGATCTTTTGGGAGGCTCTTATAATGAGATTTCTGACAAGGCGGTGATAGCTATTACCTTGGATAACTCCACAAAATATGAGACCTATATAGGCGTTTTGGATGGTATTCTAACTGGGCTTACTGATTTGAGAAATGAGTTGAGTCAAAAGTATTTCAACAAGCCTTACACGGAGTTAGACAAGGATATTCCAGAAGAGAAGGATATGATTGAAGCTTGTCAATTGGTTTACCCAAAAAGAATATTTAAGGCAAAAGGAATTGCCTCTGACGAATAA
- a CDS encoding MotA/TolQ/ExbB proton channel family protein has protein sequence MKKVFTLLAVTGLLSVGSFAQDTTIVDNADGSKTAIVVDAATGDTLSTWLAEEAPAPEPEEVDESQTQVTAAEGDGAEEKEDFNIVQTLKRYFIDGSPVFMTFVLLTLILGLALSIERIIYLTMATTNNKKLLAKIEEALNSGGVEAAKEVCRNTRGPVASIFYQGLDRSSEGVDMAEKAVISYGGVQMGLLEKGLPWIGLMIALAPMLGFMGTVIGMIQTFDLIGETGDADPKDMAVGIKLALITTVSGLIVAIILQIFYNYIVSKIDSLVNEMEDASISLVDLIVKHNNK, from the coding sequence ATGAAAAAGGTATTCACATTATTAGCAGTTACTGGACTTTTGTCTGTAGGGAGTTTTGCTCAGGATACAACTATCGTTGATAACGCAGATGGTTCAAAGACAGCTATCGTTGTCGATGCGGCAACTGGAGACACTTTAAGTACTTGGTTGGCAGAAGAGGCTCCAGCTCCTGAACCTGAAGAAGTTGATGAGTCACAGACTCAGGTTACAGCTGCAGAAGGAGATGGTGCAGAGGAGAAAGAAGACTTCAACATTGTTCAAACGTTGAAGAGATATTTCATCGATGGTTCTCCCGTATTTATGACCTTCGTATTGTTGACGTTGATTTTAGGTTTGGCGTTAAGTATCGAAAGAATCATTTACTTGACCATGGCGACTACCAACAACAAGAAGTTGTTGGCTAAAATTGAAGAAGCGTTGAATTCAGGTGGTGTTGAAGCTGCAAAGGAAGTTTGTAGAAATACAAGAGGTCCTGTTGCTTCTATCTTCTACCAAGGTTTGGATAGATCTTCAGAAGGTGTGGATATGGCAGAAAAAGCGGTTATTTCCTACGGTGGTGTTCAAATGGGATTGCTTGAAAAAGGATTGCCTTGGATTGGATTGATGATTGCCTTAGCACCAATGCTTGGGTTCATGGGAACGGTAATTGGTATGATCCAGACGTTTGACTTGATCGGTGAAACAGGAGATGCAGATCCTAAAGATATGGCGGTAGGTATTAAGTTAGCCTTGATTACTACAGTTTCTGGTTTGATCGTTGCGATCATTCTTCAGATCTTCTACAATTACATCGTTTCAAAAATTGATTCTTTGGTAAACGAAATGGAAGATGCGTCAATCTCTTTGGTTGATCTAATCGTTAAGCACAACAATAAGTAA